The genomic DNA CCGGTTAGCATGCCTCTTGCCTGGAACTCGACGGTgcgaaaatgtttcaaatgGGTCAAAAAGTGACTTGATCGTTCCAGTTCAAAATGTTGGATTAGGGATAGGGGTAATCAATACGTTGCATAAAGCGAAGACCCATTATAGTGATATTTGTGGGGAACATAGAAAaaacatatgaatgtacatatgtacatacatacatatgtatgtacatatgtatgcatttacatacatatgaatatttgtatgtacatatgtatgtacatgtataagGGTCAAGGTCGGATCGGacgaacatacatacatatatgtatgtatatgtatgtacgtaaatacatatttatgtacagtttcataaatacatatttatttacatatgtacatcaagtcacacacaaatgcataaATGACTTCTTAGAATCCACATTTTAAAAAACGATATCCTCCCAAAGGGGATTCCTTTTCGAGTGTAATCAATGCATTTCTGCTTATCATATTTTAGTCTTATTAATTGGTGTATTTTTCCTCCTGGCAACGGAACACAATTTGCGCTTAATTGAAACCCAAATACCTGACGATAATTAGAAGGTCTTAATGCTTGAGTTACGAATTTGGATTTCGATTTGTGGTTAGGGTATTGGGTTTTCACATCAGTGAGCTCCTTATTGGGTTTGGGAAATGTGCTGGGTGTCATGTCCAGGTAGGGATTGCGAAAACTGTAAACCGAAACTCTGTGGAGGGATGTGGGACAAGTAGGAGGTCGTTTTCTGAGCATTTCCCCTACCCCATGTGCTATATCCATATCCGCGCCATTACATGGAATTTCCATTTGACAGAGATTCTCCTCTTTCCCTCCTCTGATACTAAGTGTTGGGttccgagtgtgtgtgtgtgtttgcgttaATGAAGGCATTTCGAGCTAAACAAGTTGCAGTCCCGTCCCTCTTGAAAGGAAACCGAAAGAAACTTCCACTCCGGAAAGTCgtagcccaaaaaaaaatacagagagaaagagaaaatgaaatgagaCAGCGACaagtaaacaaaaagagaaccAGAAAGAAAGAGGGATGTAGAGAATGAGGGAGCggagaaagaaaaacatttacaaaagCGGAGTCCATTGAACCCTAGCGTTGGTGGCTACTTACGAGCCACGACGACGgcagaagatgatgatgacgacgcaTCCCATGGATGTTGATGACGTCTTGAGGTTGCATTTTTGATCAGGCTGCACATGAACAATGCGAGAGGAGAGGCAAGACaagagaaaccaaacaaaccaaaaagaaatggaGAGAAATGTCAACTTCACTTCAGACCTCCACAGGCTGCAAAGAGCTTATGTTCTACTGTACTtagaataataattaaaagtcAATGAAGCTTGCCTACTGGAACAAACATTCGATCAGCAGCAGTTGAAGAAATAGTTAGTGGTTGTGGTAGTCAGTAACTATCAGAATGTAGAGTACCAAGCGATCGACGTTGTCTGGTGTTATTGATGCCAAGTCCGCCCCGCTTAGTTAGTGCgaatatttatcaataaacAACAAGTCTATGTATGCACacgtttgtatgtacatatgtacgtatatggCATGCAACGGCCACAACAAACATTACGAATACATACTGTgcaaacatttacataaatacattcatacaggcatacatacatactatgtacatacatacatacatacatacataggtacgTATGGCATTCGTTGAGTTGAGTTGCTTGgcaagcagcgcagcagctgaCGAGCGACTACGAAACGACGAAACAAACGATGAAGAATAAAACGCGAAAACAACGAAACGATGAAACTGACTGTACATACAgtacataaacatacacacaaaatacaaacgTGTGTGAGCGACGAACGAgagtatgcgtgtgtgtgcgagtgtttgCTCTATGGCCCGGCACAAGGTGGAGAGGTAGAGGTACAGACACAGACGCGCCTGTTGCAAAATTCATTCTTGCGCTCTCATTCGTGACGAAAGGATGTACGCCCGGCTGTAGCCCGTATGAATCTACATCCGTACATTCCTTGCGCAGGGCAAAGGCAGACAGTAACattctccacacacacacccacagcaaCACAGTTGGAAATGGCCAAGGAGCAAGAATACGAGGAGCTGCGCGAGCTGCTGCAATCATGGGATGTTGCCGATCTCCTTCCACACTTGCAAGGTGACAAACCAAGAGAGCACTAGAGAGCGCTTTCGAGGAGACGAGGAGACGCAATAGCGTGTTTAACTGTAACattaactgtaactgtaacatTTTTCCGCCTCTCTCTAACATTCACAGATGAAGCCATCAATGTGGACGAACTGCAGATGATTAAACGGCATCACCTGGCTGAGCTTCTGAGCAACTTTCGCTTCGGGACCCGCATACGCTTCGAGCATCACCTGGAGCGCTGGCGGCGCTGGCTAAACGTGCCGCTCCAGGGTATACAGGGACAGAGTCAAACGCATTGCCAGGGTTGTCGTTGCGCGGAGTCGGCAGCACCGTCCATTATCTGCCAACCCCAGATAGGCGGGCAGTCGGACAGCGTCGGGGACAGTGGCAAGTCCGATGATCTGGCTAAGACACTGCCGTCTGAGCCACTCGTCTCACTTACCGATCCCAGCGAGGCAGTACAAGCGACCTTCCACATGCCCATGCAGTCCCAGTTGGAGCCCAGCGAGATCCTGAGTTCGACGCTTGTCACCAACGTGAAGGAGGAGGACAGCGGCGACCAAGTGCCGGGCGAGGATCATGTGGTTACTGTTCTGGGCATCCTGCAGGCTAGCGGAATGAAAAGCCAGTCGCTGCTCGAACGCCTGGGCCAGCAGGAGGCTCTAGATGCAGTGCAGCGGTTGCTGCTAATCCAGCTTATATGCAGCTACTATGAGGACAACCAGCTGCACCTGACGCTGCAACGTAGCCACCTTTTGGAGCGCGAGATCCTGCAACTGTTccccaaggagcagctgcactATTACCGAACCGAACGCCGTGGCAAGATCTACGTGCGGTTCACCAACATGAAACGGAACAAGAGAGTCAACTCTTCGCGTCAGGAACTGAAACGGAGGCGCGAGGATCTGCTCAAGCCGCCGGCCCACGTTTACGCTACTGATCTCGGACCAAAGGGCGAGAACTTTACGGCCGAAACTGCCTTCAGTCCCGAAAGATCTGATTGACAGCCCCCATATTCCGCTCTAAGTTGATTATTTCTAAGCTAAATGTATCTCGTGTGTGATACAGTGAGGGCTCTCCTGAGCGGACACTACTAGACCAGGTTTTGCCAAGTGATGGGATGTGTTCATACATTAGGTTGAACTGTTTTGTAGGTGTCCGCCCAAAAGAGCTTTCCTTGTACATAATTATTcctgtgtatatgtatgcctGTTTTCTCTTCTGTATGCTCTCTTAACTACATATGTAGGGTATTTGTGGGTCGACCCGATCCCTGTTGACTgacgaaaataaatcaaaactgATTTTGGACATTCGCAAGTAGCAGTCGTCtcctttgctttttgggtgAACCTTTGGGTAGATGCAACTCTGCGCGGCCACGGTGATGGGCGAGAGAAAAGGTGATTACATCAGCAAGTAAAAATAGCCAACGGCCGTGTTAACAACCGTCGAGCAATTTGCTGACTCGCTCTAAAACGCGGCCACAACTACACTACTTTCCCGATTGTAGTTTTCGTCAATTAAATCCActcatcatgatgatgatgtggccTCTGGCTGTCTGGGTGGGAGTGTTTAGGGGCGTTTCACTTGAaactaattaattaagttGCTCGCTTTTCTtccctttgccttttttttgtggttctAGTTTGCTTGTTTCATGTTCAGTGCTAATTGACTTTATCAGTGTCGCCGCGACACAGAGCAAACGAAACTATCTCAAAAGCCCCCACCATCACccgaccaggccaggccagataTCAGGCAGTGTTATCAGCCGGGAGACTCCATGGTAATTGCCTTTCGGTGGGGCGattcattttcacattttttgcaTTGTTCCATGCTGCATTCCAATAAGTATTATTTGTTCTACTAGCTGCTAGTGGATACTGATGTacttgtgtatgtatgcatctGCTGTGTGTACCTGCGTATGTAGCTAGTAAATAGGTCGCTGGCAACTGGCGACAAAGCGACAGAGCCACACAAGCTACAAACtagtttatttgttgcttccCCCAGCGACACGCTAcacacaatatacatacatacatacattgtacatacatacatatgcctGTGTTCGTGTTCAAGTTTCGATAAGCTGTAAAAGCTCTTGCAGCTTATGtactttttttctctgtaacAGCGAAACATATGgttgtatgtatacatatggacatacataaatacatacatatgtacatttgtacatatatgtacatgatattttaattgttcGTTTGCCCAATGTACACATTTTGAATTAATAACGCTGATCAAAGTTGGTTGTTCCACAGCTGTTAAATTGTTCAGTTGTAGTTGTCGCGGTGGTACAGTAGTGGGGAAAGTAGTTACACGTGTCGTGTGCACATGAATACCTGTGTATGTATTCACATAAATCGGTACAGCTCTGTGCCTTTTActacatacctacatatgtatgtaagtacatatgtacatacaaaagtatgtagataaatatgtacatatgtatgtatgtacatatatgtatatgtagacgTTTTATGCTTAGGCAGCATAATCATTCCAGCTCTTTGTTGatcgaaaaaaagaaaaaaaagcttaCATCggagctatgtacatatgtaatatgtatgtatgcatgctcTCCATGATTTCTTTCGTCTATCTTTCGTTTCTAGGCCAAACCGTGTTATGGGGCGTTCTTCTTGTTTATCttcctacatatgtatgtgtcggTGGAAGGGCGGCTAGGAGGGAGAAAGAGATGATAACTTAAAAGAGTTTCAAGAGGTGGGAGGCCTCTTCAAGGCTTAGATAGAGTTAGAGaggagctgtggctgccgttgccgtttcgTTCCCGTTTTGGAAAGGACGTTGTAAGGACAAGAAAAACAAGGCACTGGAACTGTGCGGGGGCAGATAAACATTATACGCAGCCCAGATAATGGTGCAGGCCAGCAACTGGCGGGAGATAAAAAACAGCCCCACTATGTACAtttgtagatatgtacatacatatgtatgtatgtacatatgtatgtatgtacactcgAATTGGGTCAATCGATAAAAGAGGAAACAGTGgagaggcaggggcagcagcaccagcagcagcagcagctgcggaaGGAATCTAGCACATGCGCCAAATGGTGGGGCGGTGATGTGGAATGGGAATTGGGGCTGGCGTCTGGGGGTAGCTGTTGGCCACCAAGGAGCTTTTTCGGTTTTCCCATCGTTACAGTCACAGCCTGCCTCTTGGTAATCGCCATTACAGAAAGATGTAACATTCTAAGTACATGCAagtacatataaacatatccatacatatgtatgtacatacatatgcatgtatggaTTTACATCCACAATGTAGAGACTTATACCATTACATGGATTCAGCAATATGAAATTACAACATCACACCCGCACTCGCCCCTTtctcatttaatattttataggGCAGCTGTCATTGTGCTCCACATACCACATACTCCATTCTCCACCCTCACCAACCATATTTACAGCCACATAAAACGAAGTTATGGGGAAGATTTTCATTCAAACATGCAAGCAGTACTGAATTTTTGTACCAGGTCTTATTAAATTTCGCCAAATACTCGAAATACCCTTGCCAAAAGAATATAGAGGGGCGTAGAGGAGTCTCTGACTTTGTTCATGGCCAAAGCAAAGTCACACACCCTACCATATGGACTCAGATTTATGAGATTGAATATTGGAAATCCGTTTGCATAGTCCTTACACAACACTGGCTCTGAATTCAAACAATTTGATTGGCTAAAATTTTAAAACGAGTACAAAGTCggaaaaaagtattaaaagtatttatttttgagatAGAATTTCAAAGTACACCAGTAGATATGTAGTGGATGCCATGTAGAATGTAAAAATAGTATTACACACTAATAACATATCTTTAGCTGCATGTAGAAAGTAGAATAGTTATTCTGCTACCGCTCACCAGGTAGCGCCACACTAATGTCCAGGATCTAAAGATGGCGCCACACAAGCATCTAGGACATCGTATCTAGGGATCGTTATGtgcatacattgtacatataaatatatttatatataaaaaatattcaacatttgAAACAGTTTTTAACTCAAAAACATAGCTaaacattttcacttttcctcAAAGAGCTGGTGAAACTCGGACGGCGTCTTAAAGTAATCGACCAGCAGCATGGACGAGCGGTTGCCCAGCCTGTACATGATGTGGCTCCAAGGATTCAGCACGTTCCTGTACTCTGAAATTTGTCCCCTATCGAAGTAGTGCTTCACAGTGCCAAACGGAAGCTGGGATCCATACACAGCCACATATCTAGAAGGTGTATGAGACGGGATTTAGACATGGAGCCAGAGATATTTCGCTTGCAAAACTTACTTGTCGGCACTCTTATAGATCCTGAGGGGATACTTGGCCACAAATGTGCGTATGGCCAGGTTGATCAGTGCAAATCCTGCCAAGAAGTAATAAAAATCTGTTTCGTGGGAGACCAGCATggaaatgttgattttttggGTTATGCTCTCCAGGTTCATGCTGGTGCTAAAGTGATAGGCGGCCACCAGGCCCAGGGTCGACACCGTCGCCGTGGACACGTTTTTGGTCCAGCTCACATAGGCTTCTAGGGGAGCACGGTAAACTAATCTATATCTTTCCGGCAGCTGATCATCAAACAAAAGTTTACGCTCCACATCAGGGGTCTGCGCCGCAGTTCGCCACTTGCATCGCAGGGAGCTTGTCCTGAATGAAAATGTGCCGTTCAAAGCCAATTTATGAAAGATGCATCCTTCCAATTACTTACTGGAGGCTTCTGTGGATACCGGCGGATGTTTTGGGCCATGAATTAATAAGTTTCGAGGCTCGTaataattttaacatttttacgCTTAAGCAGCTGTTCTTGACCGCGGAGTTATCGATAGAATCTACCctctgaccctcagaaatataccatcttattttaaaaatatacctcAAAATCATATTACtagattttgattttcttttttcaggcttaaatatataattttattcgaaTAATGTATCAATTGTCCTTAAAATTAGACAGTTTTCATAACTTTCTTTTATTAGattgtttacaaattaaaGTTCAAACTAAAGTGGTAAACTGATAATTAAAGACTGTTTTTTTTCAAATCTAGCTTGTATTCTGGCAAACTCTGTCAGCACTGGTAGTCAAAGTTAAAACTGAATCAGATCCGTAAGCCTGACAACTCTGAAATACAGCTGAgcgaaaataacaaaaatcaaaatagaCAAAATTCCAGTTTTCTTTAACTCATGGATTTGAAACGCTCCCCCCCGATGCCGGACATCGGAGCTGACCACAAACGACCTAGGAAGCACCACCACCGGGAAAACGGCAACGAGAAGCCGGCGGGCGATGGGAATCCGTTACATCTTGGCCAGAATTTGCCGCCATGCTTGCCCGGCATTTCCTCAGCCGCCATTGGAGCTCAGCCCGGCTCGTGGCTAGCAGAGTCCATCAATTCTGACTGCGACACAGTCTCGCTCCCGGAATTCGATAGGAATTCTCTATACAAGAAAGGTAACAGACTCTCTCGTGTCCGAATGCTCCTTTGCGTGTAATGAAAGTTTCTTCTTCGGGTTAGATCTCCACGGGAATAGACTGTCGCGTCGGGAGATGGCTAAGATACGTAAAGAGGACTCGCTAAAGTGCTTGGAGCTGGAGCGCGAGTTCGTCCCCAAGTCTTGTGAAGATGCTGCAGCCGTTGTGCTGATTATTCGGTTTCCTGATCAGGAAATAACGACATCCATGGTGACTGGACTATCGCCGGCAATCAGAGATGTGGGTTTGCCCAGCAACTTGGAGCCGCGCTACTGCTTGGCTCACCTGAAGGCAGGAGCGGATGTGGACACGACGATAAGCGCTATCAACCAGGTGCGATTCGGCAACGGCTTCCTGGTGGCAGAGCGCAAAGCCTCTtccgaagaggaggaggctaCATTGATTGACCCGTGGTGCCTGTACGTGTCCAATATACCATTCAGCATGACTACATCGGCCATCAAGGGTTTCTTTGCCAAGTCCTTTAAGGTGGATGTTGGCGTCCTCAGGAGGGAGAAGCGTGCACGATACGCCTTTGTCCGCTACGCTTCCACCGAACTGGCCAGAGAGGCGTTCAAGGAACTGTCGGGCACTCCTCTACACAACCGCACCCTAACCGTACGCTTTCGGCGTCTAAAAAAGCGTCCCGTCCTGCTCAAATTGCCGCGCACCACATCGAATGTGACAATCAACACATTGGCCACAGACGATGACGATGCGGCGGATGTGGACTGCAAGGTTATCTCCCCGCCACCGCTTGAGTCCATCACAATCAGCGATAGCGATGGAAACTGCTCGGACTCGAATGGTGCCGCCAAGGAGAAGGGCAAACGCAAGAGTAAAATGAGCGAGCATGAGCTGGAGATTCAAAAACTGAAGCTGCAAATGGCCGAGTATGGAGCCATCATAAAGACCCTGCAGGCCAAACAAGAGATTTTAGGTGCGTAGCAGTGGACACCATTCTGTTGCATTGCAATCAGCAATTAATGCCTTCTTGTGTACCGTTTTCTCGCAGATATGACGCCCAAACTGGAGCCAAACTCGTTTCCGGAATTGTGCACACATGTTAGGATTCCGACGCCCGTCCACCTCATGCAAGACATCAAAGCGGAGTGCGCCTATTTGGGTCTGCCAGAGGTCACCACAGAGCCGAGCACGACGCTGCCCACTGACAAACTGCGGCAGGATAATGATCCTAAAAAGGCCCAAAGTAAAATGAAGCGAAACTTGACCCTTACATTGTCATGTCATTCCTCCTGTACTACTTAGAATCATTTTTTCTTGGCCGGCTGCTTTCAGGTCTCGCCAAAAGCCTAAAACCCGCCCAAGACAAGACCAAGGCATCAAAGGCCACCCAAGCCTCACCGGAAAAGGATGCGCGACTGGAGGAGCTGTACGCTCAGCTGGAAACCGACATCGATCCGTAATGGTAGCATGTTGGGCTCTGCAATTTCGGCTATgtaaataacaacaaagaGTCTgctgtattttattattattattattagtttttgttttatttgttcttttctttttcgtttttgcttttcactttttgacTCTTTCGTTTCCAGCGTACATTTATggtatataaaataaaattattacaCATAATAATacgtaaattaaataatatttcggttttaaatattaaacccGAACAAGTATCGCTTAACGGACTGCCTTAAATATCGCTTATATAATATTCAAATGTACTCGATGATGATACGACGGGTCAGGTCAAGTCAAAGGTGAATTCACTGTTTGTTCAATCAAAAACTTACAACTTAAAACACTGACGACAGTTTGCTTACACAGCTCCAAGAACTTTAAGAACCTCTTGGTATTCCGCGTTCCACGTGCAGACATTAACAATTATATCTAAGCtacataaattacatttaacatAGGGCGTCGTCAAATCGTTCATTTAATGTTTTTCCGATTGGTTTTCATTCTATCTAGTTCCTGGCATATGGCTCGTTAAATTTAATATCGCAATTTGTCATTACCAAAAACGGGGTAGACGCTAGACAATAAGAATTTCTGCTATGACATGACTCCtgattggtttggttttggtttgctttgctttgctttgtcgTTTCGAATGCGGAATGTTATCAACTATTTGTATTATATATTTAAGGCTGATTTTATttacacaacaacaaagatATATTTGATAAGGCACCTGTTTCACATGCtgatcgcatcgcatcggatcgcttctgtttggtttgaaatttgtgtgtttgcttgggGGTATTTATAAGCTTTTCCTCTCACTGTACTCGATATGATATGATGTTGCGCATATGAATTTCAAGCAACGTGCGGTAAAATTTTAGAAATTTTACTCGAGTTGTTTCGGCTTTCAGTTGAGTTCAGTTTTGTTCCTAAGTATGTATGtctctggctgcctgctctgcCTGGCTCTCTTTTAGCTAACAATCAGTTTGGAGATGAAGCACAACAGAATGGTGGAGATCACAGTGTTGACCGCCGAGCTGCCTGTCAGCTgcgacatggacatggcacCGGAACCCGTCCTCTCGGCCACTTCCGGTTCGATGGGCTCGTCGTTGCTCTGATGATCGCCAACTGCTATGTGAAACGGGGataatttacacacaaaatcaaGTTAGTTAAGTATATAAATGAGCTAAAGATAAAACTAAAGGTTCTTAGGTGCACAAGTGGACTTACAACTAAGCTAAAGATATTTTTGGATtgggtgtttttgtttggtttgtgaAAGAAGCTCAAGAGTAGAATAACTTAAGTGAACTTAATGGGGGAGggtagaaataaataataataattgataCAACATACTCTTCACTTTGTGCGCAAACGAATttgagtttcgtttcgtttcgtttcatttatttggctTGGTTTGGCTTGGCGTTTCGGCAGCGGCGCAGGTCTTGGGCGTGGCATGTTTtatatgtgtgttttttttatatatgtatatttgtttgtttgtttgttcggtTTTATTCAGACAGAGATCACTCAAGCGATGGATATACAAATGCTGTACCGTTCACAGTACAGCAGTCTAATGCTGGGACaggctacacacacacattgacgATGGACTGGACAGAGCAGATGGCTGAGCACCAGGATAATCATTCCCCTAGAAGAACCTGTTCGTGAGGCTCCACATCCAGCCGGGCAGTACGCCCTGATTCGTTACTTGCGGCACTACACGTTGTAGGAACCGCAAGGAATTAAAGagtgttgtttttgggttgttcccaaaaataatgaaatgaaaattgtaagtaataaattaacaattcagcaacaaaatatatacaatcgTAATTGAAGCGTGTGccctgtgggcgtggcatgtggTGGAAGGGAGGTTGGGAGGAAGGAAGGTGCTCATACAACTACGCAACAGTTTGTGGCGATAACGATGACGAGAGGCAAACAAGCAATCGATCAACGGCAAAAGTCTACGCATGAATGTACAGttaaggaagagagagagagagagagagtaaaaggaagagaggagcagcagcatgtcgACTACACgactacacacacaaaagagtacacaaaaaaagtaagaaaCAGCAGAAGAGTGAGAAGAGCAAGTGGTGGAATCAGTAGCAGTGAGAAGAGAGGGGCGGCGGCACATTCACTTTGAATTCTTCTGAAGTGATGTGCCGAGTGTatcagtgtctgtgtgtgtgtgtgtggttcgGAGTTGGAGTTCGTTTTTTGGTTCGTTCAGTtgtagcttttgttgtttctgtgtgctgttgttgttgttgttggtggtggttaATGGTTCTTGTTTTTATATCCGCGTCTCTTAAAGCCTGCaagaaatatgtatacatatgtttatatgtacatacagacatacattcAGAACATTGACAATGACAAATACGAATTTCATTCCGAAATTTcggctcttcttttttttcgaatgCAAATTCAACGGTTATGGCCCAGGCACGTGCATGCAGTGttaagtgtgtgagtgtgtgtgtgtgtgcatgtcgCTTTTTGTGGGTCACACCAAATAACGGTTAACGTGGCTCGCCTTTGTCTCATGCAGGTGTAAATCTTTTGTTTGCGTTGCTCTAGATTAGTTTAGTAGTGGGAATAATATTCATGCAATTACAGGTAGCAGGGCGGGAGATTTATAAGGTGAGTGAGTGTTTGGGTTGTGTGTGATTTGATCACAGGTGATAGGGGTGGAGGGGGTTTTTTTTCGGGTGGTTCAACCAAGCCATAGCCATTTGAATTTTGTGCCGGTGCGATGGGGGTATTGCCAAAACAAGGAAACAGTTGCACTCTTTTCGTTGTACGCAAAAAGTGTTGGAAAATACCATAAACTAAAGGGAGCAAATTAGGGGATTTTAGTCTGGGACAGAgtggaaaaataatattattataaacATATCTAGATAAATACTTAGTGCTATAGAACTACATACGCTTAGACCATATATAGGGGgagtttggtttgttttttgaggGGGTTCATTGTGGTGTTCAACAAATAGTGTTGTAAAAGTGTTTGAGTATTAGGAGTGTGTTAGTAACCATAAGTAGTTGCTATAAATGTAGATTCTATGGATTAATCAAGTTAGTTATACATGGTATGGTGCTCAGGCTGGGATCGTTGGCGAGGCGTTAAATGTTGCGGCTTAAAAGCTAGGTAGatggttttgcttttgatctGGGGGATCCCAGATCCCGGTTAGTGAGACCGACTGACCAgtagtttgttgttgtatctgtagctgtttATTCTTGGTTTATATCATTGAATAATCTCTTTAAACTGTaagcaaaatatttgattatttccccagcatttcaattatatttgttCCTTAGTTTTTAGACTTTTTTTGTACATGGTATGCTAATTGAGTTCGGTTCCAAACACCCAAAGAAGACAGACAAACGTTGGTTAGGTTTtgttaatggaaaaattacatcaaaaatcaaaattaatacAGTTTTCAGTGTTAGTTTTGGTGTCAATTAAAATAGTTAAAACCGAATACCAAGtggaataaaattaaacataatGAGAGAGTTAAAGTTAAGGTTAGCTTTGAGTGGGTtagaaaatgtagaaaatgttTATAGGAAAGAGTTTTGTGGCCCGAGCTGAACGCAGCCTGAgaacacagaaacaaaactaAAGTAAAACACCACAAAACAtaagagaaaaataataattaaatgtacaaaaaaatatacacagagtatatgtatgtatatagtataaacagggagagagagagagagatagagacatTGCACATACACAATTagtctttttgggttttgttgttgtttgtttttcaataagaattaaaatgtatttcttcCATAGGtaacaaaagacaaacacatTCAGTTTGAGTAATAGAATTTCACTACAGGATACATAGGATACTAGGACACTTAA from Drosophila subobscura isolate 14011-0131.10 chromosome E, UCBerk_Dsub_1.0, whole genome shotgun sequence includes the following:
- the LOC117890919 gene encoding protein painting of fourth isoform X2, with translation MDLKRSPPMPDIGADHKRPRKHHHRENGNEKPAGDGNPLHLGQNLPPCLPGISSAAIGAQPGSWLAESINSDCDTVSLPEFDRNSLYKKDLHGNRLSRREMAKIRKEDSLKCLELEREFVPKSCEDAAAVVLIIRFPDQEITTSMVTGLSPAIRDVGLPSNLEPRYCLAHLKAGADVDTTISAINQVRFGNGFLVAERKASSEEEEATLIDPWCLYVSNIPFSMTTSAIKGFFAKSFKVDVGVLRREKRARYAFVRYASTELAREAFKELSGTPLHNRTLTVRFRRLKKRPVLLKLPRTTSNVTINTLATDDDDAADVDCKVISPPPLESITISDSDGNCSDSNGAAKEKGKRKSKMSEHELEIQKLKLQMAEYGAIIKTLQAKQEILDMTPKLEPNSFPELCTHVRIPTPVHLMQDIKAECAYLGLPEVTTEPSTTLPTDKLRQDNDPKKAQSLAKSLKPAQDKTKASKATQASPEKDARLEELYAQLETDIDP
- the LOC117890922 gene encoding uncharacterized protein LOC117890922 encodes the protein MLKLLRASKLINSWPKTSAGIHRSLQTSSLRCKWRTAAQTPDVERKLLFDDQLPERYRLVYRAPLEAYVSWTKNVSTATVSTLGLVAAYHFSTSMNLESITQKINISMLVSHETDFYYFLAGFALINLAIRTFVAKYPLRIYKSADKYVAVYGSQLPFGTVKHYFDRGQISEYRNVLNPWSHIMYRLGNRSSMLLVDYFKTPSEFHQLFEEK
- the LOC117890921 gene encoding uncharacterized protein LOC117890921 translates to MNLHPYIPCAGQRQTVTFSTHTPTATQLEMAKEQEYEELRELLQSWDVADLLPHLQDEAINVDELQMIKRHHLAELLSNFRFGTRIRFEHHLERWRRWLNVPLQGIQGQSQTHCQGCRCAESAAPSIICQPQIGGQSDSVGDSGKSDDLAKTLPSEPLVSLTDPSEAVQATFHMPMQSQLEPSEILSSTLVTNVKEEDSGDQVPGEDHVVTVLGILQASGMKSQSLLERLGQQEALDAVQRLLLIQLICSYYEDNQLHLTLQRSHLLEREILQLFPKEQLHYYRTERRGKIYVRFTNMKRNKRVNSSRQELKRRREDLLKPPAHVYATDLGPKGENFTAETAFSPERSD
- the LOC117890919 gene encoding protein painting of fourth isoform X1, translated to MDLKRSPPMPDIGADHKRPRKHHHRENGNEKPAGDGNPLHLGQNLPPCLPGISSAAIGAQPGSWLAESINSDCDTVSLPEFDRNSLYKKDLHGNRLSRREMAKIRKEDSLKCLELEREFVPKSCEDAAAVVLIIRFPDQEITTSMVTGLSPAIRDVGLPSNLEPRYCLAHLKAGADVDTTISAINQVRFGNGFLVAERKASSEEEEATLIDPWCLYVSNIPFSMTTSAIKGFFAKSFKVDVGVLRREKRARYAFVRYASTELAREAFKELSGTPLHNRTLTVRFRRLKKRPVLLKLPRTTSNVTINTLATDDDDAADVDCKVISPPPLESITISDSDGNCSDSNGAAKEKGKRKSKMSEHELEIQKLKLQMAEYGAIIKTLQAKQEILDMTPKLEPNSFPELCTHVRIPTPVHLMQDIKAECAYLGLPEVTTEPSTTLPTDKLRQDNDPKKAQKSFFLGRLLSGLAKSLKPAQDKTKASKATQASPEKDARLEELYAQLETDIDP